The following are encoded together in the Azospirillum lipoferum 4B genome:
- a CDS encoding HNH endonuclease codes for MDGEDNANRIEFGPRQPIPSIVRNAIIKAYAGKCQYCGDENSNHVDHIIPVSAGGENDLVNLTLACAACNGKKRALLLPETYLGILVARAITKKSLVEQLIANAAPKRAHSRFIAKPAPEILSLRSEHQRTGMSLTLSRQMKAARALIGWEQQQLADAAGVAINTIRRMEAGDGPIKANAETLRKVERALMDAGLELLNHGAPGVRLRQVVPSAGASSE; via the coding sequence ATGGACGGAGAGGACAACGCGAACCGAATCGAGTTTGGGCCGCGTCAGCCCATTCCTTCAATTGTAAGGAATGCCATTATCAAAGCATATGCCGGGAAATGTCAGTATTGTGGAGATGAAAATTCAAATCACGTCGATCACATAATCCCGGTTTCTGCTGGTGGTGAAAATGATCTGGTAAATCTGACATTGGCATGTGCGGCGTGTAATGGAAAGAAACGCGCTCTTCTCTTGCCAGAGACCTATCTTGGTATCCTTGTTGCTCGTGCCATTACGAAGAAGTCGCTGGTAGAGCAACTGATAGCGAATGCAGCACCGAAGCGCGCGCATTCCAGGTTCATTGCTAAGCCAGCACCCGAAATACTTTCGCTTAGGTCAGAGCATCAGCGGACAGGAATGTCGCTCACGTTAAGCCGCCAGATGAAGGCGGCGCGCGCATTGATCGGATGGGAGCAACAGCAGCTTGCCGATGCGGCTGGAGTTGCGATCAACACCATCCGGCGAATGGAGGCAGGTGACGGTCCGATCAAGGCAAATGCGGAGACGCTGCGGAAGGTTGAACGCGCGCTGATGGATGCAGGCCTGGAGCTTCTGAATCACGGCGCGCCTGGTGTGCGCCTTCGCCAAGTTGTCCCGTCCGCCGGAGCCTCGTCCGAATGA
- a CDS encoding helix-turn-helix transcriptional regulator — MITPKHIKAARVLLDWKQSDLAAAAGISETALANIERGATDPRVSTMNSIQQALEAVGIEFFNGGEPGVRLRKIKG, encoded by the coding sequence ATGATAACGCCGAAACATATCAAAGCCGCCCGCGTGCTTCTCGATTGGAAGCAATCCGATCTGGCTGCCGCCGCCGGCATCTCCGAAACCGCCCTTGCCAACATAGAGCGTGGTGCAACCGATCCTCGGGTCAGCACCATGAACTCCATTCAGCAGGCGCTGGAGGCGGTGGGCATTGAGTTTTTCAACGGTGGTGAGCCGGGGGTTCGCTTGCGTAAGATCAAGGGGTGA
- a CDS encoding transporter substrate-binding domain-containing protein — protein sequence MSRLALIATAAAVAATIAAGAASFANQQPEPEPVLRIATEGAFAPWNATTADGKLVGFEVDLAQDLCRRMRVRCAIVAEDWTGILPGLQQGRYDAVMAGVTATAERAAVVDFSAAYAADPAVFAVRPGSELAGALPDVAHADLSAPAGQRIVGSAARVLDGKVIAVQASTIHAHMLETLFPRARVRFYETVDAAALDLAAGRVDAMLTALTSIEALRAAGGNLIPAGPAFSGGALGGGVAVAVRKGDQLSAHFTQAIASAAEDGTTARLSGRWFGADLSAK from the coding sequence ATGAGCCGCCTCGCCCTGATCGCCACCGCCGCGGCCGTCGCCGCCACCATCGCCGCCGGCGCCGCCTCCTTCGCCAACCAGCAGCCGGAGCCTGAGCCGGTGCTGCGGATCGCCACCGAGGGCGCCTTCGCCCCGTGGAACGCTACCACCGCCGACGGTAAGCTTGTTGGCTTCGAGGTTGACCTTGCGCAAGACCTCTGCCGCCGGATGCGGGTCCGCTGCGCCATCGTCGCCGAGGACTGGACCGGCATCCTGCCCGGCCTGCAGCAGGGCCGGTATGACGCTGTCATGGCGGGTGTCACGGCCACCGCCGAACGCGCCGCCGTGGTCGACTTCAGCGCCGCCTATGCCGCCGACCCCGCCGTGTTCGCGGTGCGGCCGGGCTCCGAGCTGGCCGGCGCGCTGCCTGACGTGGCGCACGCAGACCTCTCCGCCCCGGCCGGTCAGCGCATCGTCGGCAGCGCCGCGCGCGTCCTGGACGGGAAGGTGATCGCCGTGCAGGCCTCGACCATCCACGCCCACATGCTCGAGACGCTGTTCCCCCGCGCCCGGGTGCGCTTCTACGAGACGGTGGATGCTGCCGCCCTGGACCTCGCCGCCGGCCGCGTCGACGCGATGCTGACCGCCCTGACATCCATCGAGGCCCTGCGCGCCGCCGGCGGGAACCTGATCCCGGCCGGCCCCGCCTTCAGCGGCGGTGCGTTGGGCGGTGGCGTGGCTGTCGCCGTCCGCAAGGGCGACCAGCTGTCCGCCCACTTCACCCAGGCCATCGCCAGCGCCGCCGAGGACGGCACCACCGCGCGCCTGTCCGGCCGCTGGTTCGGCGCCGACCTGTCGGCAAAATAG
- a CDS encoding 3TM-type holin, producing the protein MAVAIPLITALTPVIADLIDKIPDPDAKAKAAASANAQLVALLQTGDTAQLAVNTAEAANPSLFVSGWRPAVGWVCVLGLLVQTVGYPLMGWGLSIWSPGTPMPQIDTDTLMGLLVPMLGIGAYRTFEKVKGVTR; encoded by the coding sequence ATGGCCGTAGCCATCCCCCTCATCACCGCCCTGACCCCCGTCATCGCCGACCTGATCGACAAGATCCCCGACCCGGACGCCAAGGCGAAGGCCGCCGCGTCGGCGAATGCCCAACTCGTCGCCCTGCTCCAGACCGGCGACACGGCGCAGCTCGCCGTCAACACCGCCGAGGCCGCCAATCCCAGCCTGTTCGTCAGCGGCTGGCGCCCGGCCGTCGGCTGGGTCTGCGTCCTCGGCCTTCTGGTCCAGACCGTCGGCTATCCGCTTATGGGCTGGGGCCTGTCGATCTGGTCGCCGGGCACGCCCATGCCCCAGATCGACACGGATACGCTGATGGGGCTTCTGGTGCCGATGCTGGGCATCGGGGCTTACCGCACCTTCGAGAAGGTGAAAGGGGTAACGCGGTGA
- a CDS encoding peptidoglycan-binding domain-containing protein, which yields MPSEQPHPMPQMGNAPAGAEDDEVRAIQRIVGAKADGAFGPATTLAVKKWQFLHNLEPDGIVGPLTRAKMGL from the coding sequence ATGCCGTCCGAACAGCCCCACCCCATGCCGCAGATGGGCAACGCGCCGGCCGGCGCCGAAGACGACGAGGTGCGCGCGATCCAGCGGATCGTCGGCGCAAAGGCTGACGGCGCGTTCGGGCCGGCTACCACCCTGGCAGTGAAGAAGTGGCAGTTCCTGCACAATCTGGAGCCGGATGGAATCGTCGGGCCGCTGACCCGCGCGAAGATGGGGCTGTGA
- a CDS encoding phage head spike fiber domain-containing protein translates to MAIFNGRDWTVADMLPFKYVENWDGFFDDLIEEMDARRNGLGASLVATSSTSDVAIGTGTKTLTVASPSTKGFVAGMYVVVADASNSANAMTGRVTSYDTTTGALVISVPTGGTTGSGTPSSWVIGIGGQPGATGPAGAAGAGPVWYGTSAGTANAQTLSGSLSVLTGNPSVEWVAGATNASVTRTNLLPYSKQLDNGTWGKLGNTVTADASVWIDGQSVMDKIAETAVSGQHGAYYVSVSGLSASTTYTASIYVKAAERTKGRLMFLDSSFADGVYATFDLSAGTVSAFTLGAGSNAAAAIDALPGGIYRVSISGRMNNSRTTGGLYLNSRDASGNDNYTGVSGYGFYAVGAQLEAGAVATPLITTAATSSSVADGHMTLAVGSTSAKPLLDYAGNALLIGAVAYGSKYVATYDGAYWRLSGGSGSGAVSLPVTSLSSTYTVSSSDAGKLFDCTSTFTATLVSAAAVSNGFAVYFLNSGAGTITVAPPSGTISGQASITLAPGEWLIAIATGSTWKGMKNSTASTVGPFWSSTDKDTSLVVSESGRKLGATGTSQYGSGRGTTAITDKRYFEVEVVSVTTPSTGPGIGVSVGSVSLAAGARYYDNALGFAYSKSGNKASGGSSTAFGSSYTAGDIISVAVDVAAGKIWFAKNGVWQASGDPASGTNAAFSFAAGTPMYPAGYLDGNSVDNSVRFRWPTIYAAPAGFGIVGV, encoded by the coding sequence ATGGCGATCTTCAACGGACGCGACTGGACGGTGGCCGATATGCTGCCGTTCAAGTACGTGGAGAATTGGGACGGCTTTTTCGACGACCTCATTGAGGAGATGGACGCGCGCCGCAATGGTTTGGGCGCTTCGCTTGTCGCCACGTCCTCCACCAGCGATGTCGCCATCGGCACCGGCACCAAGACGCTGACGGTCGCCAGCCCGTCCACCAAGGGCTTTGTGGCGGGGATGTACGTGGTGGTGGCGGACGCCTCGAATAGCGCCAACGCCATGACGGGCCGCGTGACCAGCTACGACACCACGACGGGTGCGCTGGTCATCTCCGTTCCGACCGGTGGCACGACGGGCAGCGGCACGCCGTCGTCGTGGGTGATCGGCATCGGCGGACAGCCCGGCGCCACCGGCCCGGCCGGCGCGGCCGGCGCTGGTCCGGTCTGGTACGGCACCAGCGCCGGCACAGCAAATGCGCAGACGCTTTCTGGATCTCTGTCTGTGCTGACCGGGAACCCCTCCGTGGAGTGGGTCGCTGGCGCCACGAACGCGAGCGTCACGCGCACAAACCTGCTGCCATATTCCAAGCAGTTGGATAATGGAACATGGGGCAAGCTTGGCAACACGGTAACGGCCGATGCCTCTGTCTGGATCGATGGTCAGTCGGTCATGGACAAGATCGCAGAAACCGCTGTGTCAGGCCAGCATGGCGCATACTATGTCTCGGTGTCCGGCCTAAGCGCCAGCACGACCTATACCGCATCCATATATGTCAAGGCTGCCGAGCGCACCAAAGGCAGGCTGATGTTCTTGGATAGCAGTTTCGCTGACGGCGTGTATGCCACCTTCGACTTGTCCGCCGGTACGGTGTCGGCATTCACTCTTGGCGCCGGCAGTAATGCCGCAGCGGCCATAGACGCCTTGCCGGGCGGTATCTACCGGGTATCGATTTCCGGCAGGATGAACAACTCTAGGACGACTGGCGGCCTGTACCTCAACTCCCGCGACGCCAGCGGAAACGACAATTACACAGGCGTGTCCGGCTATGGCTTCTACGCTGTCGGCGCGCAGTTGGAAGCCGGCGCTGTCGCCACGCCGCTAATCACCACGGCGGCAACGTCTTCCTCCGTCGCTGACGGGCACATGACACTTGCCGTGGGCTCTACGTCCGCCAAGCCGTTGCTTGATTATGCTGGAAACGCCCTGTTGATCGGGGCGGTGGCATACGGCAGCAAATACGTGGCGACATACGACGGGGCGTATTGGCGGCTGTCTGGTGGCTCTGGATCGGGCGCTGTGTCTCTTCCTGTTACGAGCCTATCCAGCACCTACACGGTATCCTCTTCGGATGCTGGAAAGCTCTTCGACTGCACCAGCACCTTCACTGCCACTCTGGTTTCCGCGGCTGCGGTCAGCAATGGGTTCGCAGTCTACTTTCTCAACTCTGGCGCCGGCACGATCACGGTTGCCCCGCCCTCCGGCACGATCAGCGGACAGGCCAGCATCACGCTTGCGCCCGGCGAATGGCTGATTGCAATAGCGACCGGATCGACGTGGAAGGGGATGAAGAACAGCACGGCGTCAACGGTCGGGCCGTTCTGGTCCAGCACGGACAAAGATACATCCCTAGTGGTGTCGGAGAGCGGCCGAAAGCTTGGGGCCACTGGCACTTCGCAATACGGCTCTGGTCGCGGGACGACGGCAATCACCGATAAGCGGTATTTTGAAGTCGAGGTGGTTTCAGTTACGACTCCTTCGACCGGACCCGGCATAGGCGTTTCCGTAGGCTCCGTTTCTCTGGCTGCCGGCGCGCGGTATTACGATAACGCGCTTGGTTTCGCCTACAGCAAGAGCGGTAACAAGGCAAGTGGCGGAAGTTCGACGGCGTTCGGTTCCAGCTACACGGCCGGAGATATCATTTCTGTTGCGGTCGATGTGGCCGCCGGAAAAATTTGGTTCGCGAAAAACGGCGTCTGGCAGGCGAGCGGAGACCCCGCATCCGGCACCAACGCCGCCTTCAGCTTCGCCGCCGGCACCCCGATGTATCCGGCCGGCTATCTGGACGGCAACAGTGTCGACAACAGCGTCCGTTTTCGTTGGCCGACGATTTACGCGGCTCCGGCAGGCTTTGGCATCGTAGGGGTGTAA